A section of the candidate division WOR-3 bacterium genome encodes:
- a CDS encoding isoprenylcysteine carboxylmethyltransferase family protein has protein sequence MRFIDKYLLMKPAIRMVIEWPVLIAFGILGALFTPWRIPLFPVSNIVGIVVFVSAMSFHMKGHAVHKQADQDSEKIEELVTGGMFSRVRHPMYSSLILIILGMTIASGVVIMILPAVILSLLTILTALKEEEFLIKKFGGEYREYMKRVPYRFIPRIF, from the coding sequence ATGAGATTTATCGACAAGTATCTCCTGATGAAACCCGCGATAAGAATGGTCATTGAATGGCCGGTGTTGATTGCCTTTGGTATTCTTGGTGCGCTGTTCACACCCTGGAGGATCCCGCTCTTCCCTGTTTCGAATATTGTCGGCATCGTCGTTTTTGTCTCGGCGATGTCATTCCATATGAAGGGACACGCCGTCCATAAACAAGCAGATCAGGATTCTGAAAAGATCGAGGAACTGGTGACAGGCGGAATGTTTTCGCGCGTTCGTCACCCCATGTACTCGAGTCTCATTCTGATTATCCTCGGCATGACCATTGCATCGGGAGTAGTAATAATGATTTTGCCAGCCGTGATCCTTTCGTTATTGACCATCCTGACCGCGCTCAAGGAAGAAGAGTTCCTGATAAAAAAATTTGGGGGTGAATACAGGGAATATATGAAGCGAGTGCCGTATAGGTTTATACCGAGGATTTTTTAA
- a CDS encoding DUF456 family protein, with protein MDILEIILFIAALLIMIIGLAGVILPVLPGIPLIFGATVLYAILTRFENIDIYLILVFSGLTIFGLIVDYLANYFSVKKMGGTRAGALGAVIGLMIGIFVGLVWIIVLPFVFAVTFELIAGRETHQALKSGIGSFVGLLFGGLTRFIIGCVMIGIFVWKVLF; from the coding sequence ATGGATATTCTTGAAATAATCTTGTTCATCGCCGCACTATTGATCATGATAATTGGCCTGGCTGGTGTTATTCTACCAGTGCTGCCTGGTATCCCACTCATCTTCGGCGCCACAGTCCTGTACGCAATTCTGACCCGGTTTGAAAATATAGATATCTATTTAATTCTTGTGTTTTCCGGTCTCACGATATTTGGTTTGATAGTCGACTACTTGGCAAATTATTTTTCCGTGAAGAAAATGGGTGGAACCAGAGCAGGTGCACTAGGCGCGGTGATCGGTTTAATGATAGGAATTTTTGTTGGCTTGGTTTGGATCATTGTATTGCCGTTTGTATTTGCAGTTACGTTTGAACTGATAGCAGGCAGAGAAACACATCAGGCCTTGAAATCAGGTATTGGTTCTTTTGTCGGTTTGTTGTTCGGAGGACTCACGCGATTCATCATAGGTTGTGTGATGATCGGTATCTTCGTCTGGAAAGTTCTCTTTTAG
- a CDS encoding linear amide C-N hydrolase, translating to MKCLKYVLLLVGVVIFFSNLAVACTTFCFMNNGEWVYGRNYDWYTEHCLIMVNKRGVAKTALTRDDPASWVSKYGSITFNQYGREFPLGGVNEAGLVIEIMWLEQTEYPHPDSRKGLSDLQWVQYQLDNCSTVAEVIASDDVVRITVRRATPLHFFVCDRTGKAAAIEFLEGEMVVHTGRDLPVCALTNNTYAYSLKLFEEYGGNETTEPFSSANNSLKRFVWAGNGVKQWSSKGEDSPVDHAFGILEKVSVSPTMFRIVYDVGNSRIYYRCKSNPVVRYIEFDHFDYSCDKPVKVLDIITGNAGNVTGLFVDYTYEANYDLINRSYADTEFLQGVPDSLRVMVARYPENMPCSEQ from the coding sequence ATGAAGTGTTTGAAATACGTGCTTCTGCTGGTAGGTGTTGTTATCTTTTTCTCAAATCTTGCTGTCGCCTGTACGACATTTTGTTTCATGAACAACGGTGAATGGGTGTACGGTAGAAACTATGACTGGTACACCGAACACTGTTTGATAATGGTCAACAAACGAGGGGTAGCCAAGACCGCGTTGACTCGAGACGACCCCGCAAGTTGGGTGTCAAAATATGGTAGCATCACGTTCAACCAGTACGGCAGAGAGTTTCCGCTCGGCGGCGTGAACGAAGCCGGACTGGTCATTGAGATCATGTGGCTTGAGCAAACCGAGTATCCCCATCCCGATTCGCGAAAAGGACTGTCGGATCTGCAGTGGGTTCAGTATCAGTTAGACAACTGTTCGACTGTCGCTGAGGTGATTGCCAGCGATGATGTGGTAAGAATAACGGTCAGGCGCGCAACCCCGTTGCATTTCTTTGTTTGTGACCGTACTGGCAAGGCGGCCGCGATTGAATTTTTGGAGGGTGAGATGGTCGTGCACACCGGCCGTGATCTCCCGGTCTGTGCGCTCACCAACAATACTTATGCATATTCTCTTAAGCTCTTTGAAGAATACGGCGGTAATGAGACGACAGAGCCTTTTTCGTCGGCAAACAATTCGCTCAAGCGTTTTGTTTGGGCGGGCAATGGTGTGAAGCAGTGGAGTTCGAAAGGGGAAGATTCTCCTGTTGATCATGCATTCGGGATCCTGGAGAAGGTTTCGGTGAGCCCGACCATGTTCAGGATCGTATATGACGTGGGGAATAGCCGCATCTATTACCGCTGCAAATCCAATCCGGTTGTTCGTTATATCGAGTTCGATCATTTCGACTATTCGTGCGACAAACCGGTGAAGGTCCTTGATATTATTACCGGTAATGCCGGTAATGTGACCGGCCTATTCGTTGATTATACATACGAGGCAAATTATGATTTGATCAACAGATCATATGCGGACACAGAATTCCTCCAAGGAGTGCCGGATAGCCTGCGGGTGATGGTCGCGCGGTACCCCGAAAATATGCCATGTAGTGAGCAATAG
- a CDS encoding SBBP repeat-containing protein, which produces MKNLGSVTAILVLAVCLAPAFLVAQLVDTVWVNRWTSPGAESDWAYALTVDNEGRVYVTGKTNNAGTEDDWTTIKYKANGDTAWVRNFANPGSYNERANSIVIGPSGRLYLTGYTMSSGSGDYFTIKYKPDGDTAWTRRYNGIGGGYDFANWVTVDSEENVYITGYSRALSYQNDIATVKYDSSGTQLWVALFNGPGNYSDEGYKVIADNNGHIYVVGHVNPYGTGTRWDYITIKYDTETGDTVWARTYNGTADSTDMARDIAVDAVGNVYVTGSSRSTGTLGDIITIKYDSLGTEKWTARYNNPDTSLSDGGYGIAADAEGNVFVVGQSQGLGTGSDIVTIKYDSLGNQQWVTRYNGPANDYDTPSTEDGGKCMAVDQLGNIYVTGISRGVTSVNDYVTIMYDPDGVEQWVAGYNCCDSVDTALDIDVDTLGGIYVCGRSIGVGTYYDMATAKYQTVVGIGENDAVIANRIQLHIYPNPFNHSTDIQYQITDNRIANNETGVSFRIYDASGRLVRDFGQISVPGYQSSVMWDGTDDNHSVVSNGVYFCVMEFDGQRIQEKIVMVK; this is translated from the coding sequence ATGAAAAATCTAGGATCGGTTACTGCAATTCTGGTCCTTGCGGTGTGTCTGGCGCCCGCATTCCTGGTTGCCCAACTGGTTGACACAGTGTGGGTGAACAGGTGGACCAGTCCCGGGGCCGAATCAGACTGGGCATACGCCCTCACGGTCGACAACGAGGGTCGCGTCTATGTCACCGGCAAGACTAACAACGCGGGAACCGAGGATGACTGGACAACGATAAAATACAAGGCAAACGGCGATACCGCATGGGTGAGGAATTTCGCCAACCCGGGAAGTTACAACGAGCGGGCAAACTCAATAGTAATAGGGCCATCAGGGAGACTATACCTTACGGGCTATACAATGAGTTCGGGCTCAGGCGATTATTTCACCATAAAGTACAAGCCAGACGGTGATACCGCATGGACAAGAAGGTACAACGGAATAGGCGGTGGTTACGATTTTGCCAACTGGGTCACTGTCGACTCAGAAGAAAACGTATATATCACGGGATACAGCAGGGCCCTTTCCTATCAGAACGATATTGCCACGGTGAAGTACGATTCAAGCGGCACACAATTGTGGGTCGCGTTATTCAATGGGCCCGGTAATTACAGCGACGAAGGGTACAAGGTCATCGCCGACAATAACGGCCATATCTATGTCGTTGGACATGTCAACCCGTATGGTACGGGTACGCGTTGGGACTACATAACAATAAAATATGATACTGAGACAGGCGATACGGTCTGGGCAAGAACATACAACGGTACAGCTGACAGCACTGATATGGCACGAGACATTGCAGTCGATGCAGTAGGCAATGTATACGTGACCGGATCGAGCAGAAGCACGGGAACGCTAGGCGACATAATCACGATAAAATACGATTCGCTCGGAACTGAAAAATGGACTGCCCGGTATAACAATCCCGATACAAGTCTGAGCGACGGCGGGTATGGAATTGCAGCCGATGCTGAAGGCAACGTTTTCGTCGTCGGCCAAAGTCAGGGTCTCGGCACTGGATCGGACATAGTTACGATTAAGTATGACTCTCTTGGAAATCAGCAATGGGTGACAAGATACAACGGACCGGCAAACGATTATGATACTCCCTCAACGGAAGACGGCGGTAAATGCATGGCAGTTGACCAGTTAGGCAATATCTATGTCACAGGGATCAGCCGCGGCGTAACATCTGTCAACGATTATGTCACGATCATGTATGATCCGGACGGCGTCGAGCAATGGGTCGCGGGATATAACTGCTGTGACAGTGTTGACACTGCGCTGGATATTGACGTCGACACACTGGGCGGTATCTATGTTTGCGGACGAAGCATTGGGGTAGGCACATACTACGACATGGCCACAGCTAAATACCAAACCGTGGTAGGCATTGGAGAAAACGATGCAGTCATCGCCAACAGGATACAACTCCACATATACCCAAATCCGTTCAACCATTCTACAGATATACAATATCAGATAACGGACAACAGGATTGCGAACAACGAGACAGGTGTCAGTTTCAGAATATACGACGCGAGCGGCAGGCTGGTCAGGGATTTTGGGCAGATATCTGTTCCAGGTTATCAGTCATCGGTAATGTGGGACGGAACCGACGATAACCATAGTGTTGTTTCTAATGGCGTGTACTTCTGTGTCATGGAATTCGACGGGCAGAGAATTCAGGAAAAAATCGTGATGGTGAAATAA